Proteins found in one uncultured Fretibacterium sp. genomic segment:
- a CDS encoding endo alpha-1,4 polygalactosaminidase — translation MASMTGWVGKIAGRASPCALVAVLVLCGCCFAGEARPERAFDAPYGVFIGMRGSEALRDQRVLRTRVLVVDPAHFEEREIASLKESGHTVYGYLNVGSLEAFRPYYGRFRKFVLGRYENWDEEWWIDVSAAPWRDFVVSELAAGYVRKGIDGFFVDNCDVYHYRKSRGIFEGLTEVLRRLSGYGLEVLINGGDEYATAALEEYGSIEGLFSGVNQE, via the coding sequence ATGGCGTCCATGACGGGATGGGTTGGGAAAATCGCGGGACGGGCGTCGCCGTGCGCCCTGGTGGCCGTGCTCGTCCTCTGCGGGTGCTGCTTTGCCGGGGAGGCGCGCCCGGAGCGGGCATTCGACGCTCCGTACGGCGTTTTTATCGGGATGAGGGGCAGCGAGGCGCTGAGGGACCAGCGCGTCCTGCGGACCAGGGTGCTGGTCGTCGACCCGGCCCATTTCGAGGAGCGGGAGATCGCGTCTCTGAAGGAGTCGGGCCACACGGTGTACGGCTATCTGAACGTGGGCTCCCTGGAGGCGTTCCGTCCGTATTACGGCAGGTTCAGAAAATTTGTCCTGGGAAGGTACGAGAATTGGGATGAGGAATGGTGGATCGACGTATCCGCCGCGCCGTGGCGGGATTTCGTCGTCTCCGAGCTGGCCGCGGGGTATGTGCGGAAGGGAATCGATGGGTTCTTCGTCGACAACTGCGACGTCTATCACTACAGAAAGAGCCGCGGGATCTTCGAAGGGCTGACGGAGGTGCTGCGCCGGCTCTCGGGGTACGGGTTGGAGGTCCTCATCAACGGCGGGGACGAGTATGCGACGGCTGCGCTGGAGGAGTACGGGAGCATCGAGGGCCTGTTCTCCGGGGTGAACCAGGAGA